In one window of Lynx canadensis isolate LIC74 chromosome B3, mLynCan4.pri.v2, whole genome shotgun sequence DNA:
- the SPATA7 gene encoding spermatogenesis-associated protein 7 isoform X2 translates to MNGSRRVRATSVLPRYGSPCLFKGHLSTKSNAAVDCSVPLSMSASIKYADQQRREKLKKELARCEKELKLNKTAVPANSKNNSKSLFTTLQKPSGEPQDEDVLIGEVNGFPSFTRSPVTSSERLQLNLPKSDKILTNGTEKNSGSSVFNVDYTPSGPRKPCSGTPYGRGPRSTRPNTHRFQLVISKAPSGDLLDKHSELFSNRQLPFTPRTLKTEAKSFLSHYRYYTPAKRKKEFTDQRIEAETQTDLSSFKSDFEAFETKNFTDSEKNIKQASNCMTYDTKGKITPLPLQGHDLPWDEIKGGTFQCSSPRAVCQYSLQFPPERKLHSDEEELLYLSFIEDVTDEILKLGLFSNRFLERLFERHIKQNKHHLEEGKMRHLLRILKVDLGCTSKENLVKLDDVDTLNSLGFEQAEDSEENHHKSNHDATIQQERQQYQKALDMLLSVPKGENEKLSSPDEFFLPVYKSKYSEGVIIQQVNDEANPGPSISDEKNSSVSDSLTDQETSVNVIEGDSDAEKVETSNELCCLSPELSPSLQLHGVQGDNSRDMEGPTLKIMEMSIEDCPLDI, encoded by the exons ATGCAGACCAACAACGAAGAGAGAAACTCAAAAAGGAATTGGCACGATGTGAAAAGGAGTTGAAATTAAATAAGACAGCAGTGCCGGccaattctaaaaataattccaAGTCATTATTTACCACTCTACAAAAG CCTTCAGGAGAACCACAAGATGAAGACGTGTTAATCGGAGAAGTGAATGGATTTCCATCCTTCACAAGGTCACCAGTAACTTCTTCAGAGAGACTGCAGTTGAATCTACCTAAATCTGATAAAATCCTCACAAATGGTACTGAGAAGAACTCCGGTTCCTCCGTGTTCAACGTGGACTACACCCCCTCTGGGCCTAGGAAACCGTGCTCTGGAACTCCGTACGGCAGAGGGCCCAGGAGCACGCGCCCAAATACCCATCGGTTTCAGTTAGTTATTTCAAAAGCACCGAGTGGGGACCTTTTGGATAAACACTCTGAGCTCTTTTCCAACAGACAGTTGCCATTCACTCCACGCactttaaaaacagaagcaaaatctTTCCTGTCACATTACCGATATTATACGCctgccaaaagaaaaaaggagtttACAGATCAGCGAATAGAAGCGGAAACCCAGACTGATTTAAGCAG ctTTAAATCTGATTTTGAGGCATTTGAGACCAAGAACTTCACAGATTCAGAAAAGAACATAAAGCAG GCATCTAATTGTATGACATATGataccaaaggaaaaataactcCTTTACCCTTACAAGGGCATGACTTACCATGGGATGAGATTAAAGGTGGAACTTTCCAGTGTTCCTCACCAAG GGCAGTATGTCAGTATTCTTTGCAGTTTCCTCCAGAGAGAAAACTCCATTCTGA TGAGGAAGAACTGTTGTATCTGAGTTTCATTGAAGATGTAACAGATGAAATTCTGAAACTTGGTTTATTTTCAAACag GTTTTTAGAACGACTATTTGAGCgacacataaaacaaaataaacatcatttGGAGGAG GGAAAAATGCGCCACCTGCTGCGTATCCTGAAGGTGGACTTAGGCTGCACATCCAAAGAAAACTTAGTAAAACTGGATGATGTCGATACGCTGAATTCACTGGGTTTTGAACAGGCTGAGGACTCAGAAGAAAATCATCATAAAAGTAACCACGATGCCACAATTCAACAGGAGCGTCAGCAATACCAAAAAGCTTTGGATATGTTACTATCCGTACCAAAGGGTGAGAACGAGAAACTCTCCTCACCGGATGAATTTTTCCTGCCTGTCTACAAATCGAAGTATTCAGAAGGGGTTATAATTCAACAAGTGAATGATGAAGCAAATCCCGGACCTTcaatttcagatgaaaaaaattcaagtgtCTCAGACAGTTTAACAGACCAAGAAACCTCTGTGAATGTCATTGAAGGCGACAGTGACGCTGAAAAGGTGGAGACCTCGAATGAATTATGTTGTCTGAGCCCGGAACTCTCCCCGTCCCTTCAGCTTCACGGTGTCCAAGGTGACAACAGTCGTGACATGGAAGGACCAACTCTTAAAATCATGGAAATGAGCATTGAGGATTGCCCTTTGGATATTTGA
- the SPATA7 gene encoding spermatogenesis-associated protein 7 isoform X3: MSASIKYADQQRREKLKKELARCEKELKLNKTAVPANSKNNSKSLFTTLQKPSGEPQDEDVLIGEVNGFPSFTRSPVTSSERLQLNLPKSDKILTNGTEKNSGSSVFNVDYTPSGPRKPCSGTPYGRGPRSTRPNTHRFQLVISKAPSGDLLDKHSELFSNRQLPFTPRTLKTEAKSFLSHYRYYTPAKRKKEFTDQRIEAETQTDLSSFKSDFEAFETKNFTDSEKNIKQASNCMTYDTKGKITPLPLQGHDLPWDEIKGGTFQCSSPRAVCQYSLQFPPERKLHSDEEELLYLSFIEDVTDEILKLGLFSNRFLERLFERHIKQNKHHLEEGKMRHLLRILKVDLGCTSKENLVKLDDVDTLNSLGFEQAEDSEENHHKSNHDATIQQERQQYQKALDMLLSVPKGENEKLSSPDEFFLPVYKSKYSEGVIIQQVNDEANPGPSISDEKNSSVSDSLTDQETSVNVIEGDSDAEKVETSNELCCLSPELSPSLQLHGVQGDNSRDMEGPTLKIMEMSIEDCPLDI; the protein is encoded by the exons ATGCAGACCAACAACGAAGAGAGAAACTCAAAAAGGAATTGGCACGATGTGAAAAGGAGTTGAAATTAAATAAGACAGCAGTGCCGGccaattctaaaaataattccaAGTCATTATTTACCACTCTACAAAAG CCTTCAGGAGAACCACAAGATGAAGACGTGTTAATCGGAGAAGTGAATGGATTTCCATCCTTCACAAGGTCACCAGTAACTTCTTCAGAGAGACTGCAGTTGAATCTACCTAAATCTGATAAAATCCTCACAAATGGTACTGAGAAGAACTCCGGTTCCTCCGTGTTCAACGTGGACTACACCCCCTCTGGGCCTAGGAAACCGTGCTCTGGAACTCCGTACGGCAGAGGGCCCAGGAGCACGCGCCCAAATACCCATCGGTTTCAGTTAGTTATTTCAAAAGCACCGAGTGGGGACCTTTTGGATAAACACTCTGAGCTCTTTTCCAACAGACAGTTGCCATTCACTCCACGCactttaaaaacagaagcaaaatctTTCCTGTCACATTACCGATATTATACGCctgccaaaagaaaaaaggagtttACAGATCAGCGAATAGAAGCGGAAACCCAGACTGATTTAAGCAG ctTTAAATCTGATTTTGAGGCATTTGAGACCAAGAACTTCACAGATTCAGAAAAGAACATAAAGCAG GCATCTAATTGTATGACATATGataccaaaggaaaaataactcCTTTACCCTTACAAGGGCATGACTTACCATGGGATGAGATTAAAGGTGGAACTTTCCAGTGTTCCTCACCAAG GGCAGTATGTCAGTATTCTTTGCAGTTTCCTCCAGAGAGAAAACTCCATTCTGA TGAGGAAGAACTGTTGTATCTGAGTTTCATTGAAGATGTAACAGATGAAATTCTGAAACTTGGTTTATTTTCAAACag GTTTTTAGAACGACTATTTGAGCgacacataaaacaaaataaacatcatttGGAGGAG GGAAAAATGCGCCACCTGCTGCGTATCCTGAAGGTGGACTTAGGCTGCACATCCAAAGAAAACTTAGTAAAACTGGATGATGTCGATACGCTGAATTCACTGGGTTTTGAACAGGCTGAGGACTCAGAAGAAAATCATCATAAAAGTAACCACGATGCCACAATTCAACAGGAGCGTCAGCAATACCAAAAAGCTTTGGATATGTTACTATCCGTACCAAAGGGTGAGAACGAGAAACTCTCCTCACCGGATGAATTTTTCCTGCCTGTCTACAAATCGAAGTATTCAGAAGGGGTTATAATTCAACAAGTGAATGATGAAGCAAATCCCGGACCTTcaatttcagatgaaaaaaattcaagtgtCTCAGACAGTTTAACAGACCAAGAAACCTCTGTGAATGTCATTGAAGGCGACAGTGACGCTGAAAAGGTGGAGACCTCGAATGAATTATGTTGTCTGAGCCCGGAACTCTCCCCGTCCCTTCAGCTTCACGGTGTCCAAGGTGACAACAGTCGTGACATGGAAGGACCAACTCTTAAAATCATGGAAATGAGCATTGAGGATTGCCCTTTGGATATTTGA